Proteins from a single region of Argopecten irradians isolate NY chromosome 7, Ai_NY, whole genome shotgun sequence:
- the LOC138326990 gene encoding ankyrin repeat domain-containing protein 29-like has product MAAREGHARLAQTLLEAGADCNIVCKEFGLQTPLIVSASHDHTDVIRILLKFQCDVNAQDSDGWTALWHAYSNSSTDIMRLLLKSGADKNITNVEGHTILQEAKLSEDEDMVEILQKFGQSWT; this is encoded by the exons ATGGCTGCAAGGGAAGGTCATGCCCGTCTAGCTCAGACCCTACTGGAGGCTGGGGCAGACTGTAATATCGTATGTAAAGAGTTCGGTCTACAGACACCGCTGATTGTGTCTGCTTCACACGACCACACAGACGTGATCCGAATATTACTAAAG tTTCAGTGTGATGTAAACGCCCAGGATAGTGATGGTTGGACGGCCCTTTGGCACGCCTACAGTAACAGCAGTACTGACATCATGAGGCTGCTTCTCAAATCAGGGGCAGATAAAAACATCACAAATGTAGAGGGACACACAATTTTACAGGAAGCCAAATTATCTGAGGATGAAGATATGGTGGAAATCTTACAGAAATTTGGACAATCTTGGACCTGA